AGCGCTCCCCCGAGGTGGCGGCCTCGACCAGCTGGCCGATGGTCGGCGTCGCCGCGGCGACGCGCGGCCCGGCCGGCGCGGTGGCGACGACGGGCGCGCTCTGGGCCGGCGCCTGCGGCGACGCCGGCGCGGGCGCTTGCGCCAATGCCTTGGCCACCGCCGCCGGATCGACCGGCGCGATGCCGTACAGCGTCGTCATGTGCGTGATGATCGCCTTGACCGACGGCGCCGCGACCACGCCGCCGGTGGCGTAGCCGCCGGTGTCCTTGGTGCCTTTCGGCTCGTCGATCGAGAACACCACGACGTACCTGGGATCGCGCATCGGGAACGCGCCGACGAACGAGCTGATCAGCGCCTTCTCGCGGTAGCCGTGCTTGCCCGGCTTCTCGGCCGTCCCGGTCTTGCCGCCGACCTCGTAACCCGGCACCTCGGCCGCCTTGCCGGTGCCCTCGGTCACGGTCAGGCGCAGCAGGTCGCGCATCTGGCGCGACGTCTTCTCGGAGATCACGCGCTTGCCGTTCTCGCCCTTGCCGGGCTCGCGGCGCAGCAGCGTCGGCTTGTAGAGGACGCCGCCGTTGATCATGGCCGTCGTCGCCGAGGCGACGTGCAGCGGCGTCACCGACATGCCGTGGCCGAACGCGATGGTCAGCATGTTGATGCGCCGCCACTGCTTCGGATACAGCGGATGTCCGACCTCCGGCAGCTCGACCTGCACCGGCCGCAGCATGCCCAGCTTCTCGAAGAAGGCGCGCTGGCCCTCGACGCCGACCTCGGCCGCCATCTTGGCCGAGCCGATGTTCGAGGAGAACCGGAACACGTCGGCCACCGTCATGGCCCGGTTCTGCCCGTGGTAGTCCTTGATCGTGAAGCGGTCGATCTTGATCGGCTGGCTGGCGTCGAACACCGACGCCGTGGTGAAACGGCCGGTGTCGAGCGTCATCGCGGTGTTGAAGATCTTGAAGGTCGAGCCCTGCTCGTAGACGCCCAGCGTCGAGCGGTTGAACAAAGCGTCGTTGCTGATGGTGCGGTGCTTGTTGGGGTCGTAGGCAGGCAGCGACGCCAGCGCCAGCACCTCGCCGCTGGAGGCGTCGATCACCGCCGCCGTGGCGCCGATCGCGCTGAAGCGCTGCGTGGCGCGCACCACCTCCTGCTCGACGAAGCGCTGCAGCCGCACGTCGATCGACAGCCGTAGCGTCTCGCCCGCCTTCAACCGCTCGTCGAACTGCTTCTCGACGCCCGCCAGCCCGACGTTGTCGACGCCGGTGTAGCCGAGGATGTGCGGCGCGATCGCGCCCTGCGGGTAGAAGCGCCGCTCCTCCGGCTGGAACTCGAAGCCCGGCAGGCCCAGCCGCATGACCGCCGCGTGCTCGCGCGGCGACAGGCCGCGCTTGATCCACACGAAGCTGCGTCCCGACAGCAGACGCTCGCGGATCTCCTCGGCCTTCAGGTCAGGAAGGGTCGCCGAAAGCCGCTGGACGGCCTCCTCGACGTCGAGCACCAGCTTGGGCGTGGCGAACAGCGACATCACCGGCAGAGAGGTGGCCAGCACGACGCCGTTGCGGTCGACGATCTCGGCGCGCTCGCCCTGGATCTGGCCGCCATTGACCGCCCGGGTCACGCCCGGCTCGCCGCCCTCGCGCAGCAGCGACACGTAGGCCATCCGCAGGCCGACCGCCACGAACAGGCAGGTGAACAGCACGGCGCCCACAGCCAGCCGCGCCCGCGCTAGATCGAGCGCGTCGGCCGCCGGCGGAAGGTCGCGGCGCGCGGCCTCGGCCGGCGGCGGCTCCAGCGGATCGCGCTTCGGGGCGCGACGGAAGAGGCGGCCGATCACCGGGGCCCCCCGCGCATGGCGGCCGAACCCGCCGGCCTCTCGGATGCCTCGCCCTCCTCCAGCGGTCCGGCGGTGATCGGCTCGGGCGGCAGGTCGCGCGCGCGCCCCGGCTGGGGGCGGGTCTGCGCGGAGGCCGGCGCTGGGGCGCCGGCCTCCGGTCGCGCGGCGGTCCGGGGCGTCGTCGACGCCGAGGGGGCGTCGGTAGACGAGGGGCTCCGGTTCCGGGCCCCTTTTGTGGCGTCGTCTTGTTGCCGTCGACGATCGCCCCGCCGCCGCGGCGGATGGGAATCTGGTCTATGCGGCCGATCTGGCGCGCGCCGATCGGCTGCAGATGCACGTATTTGTCGTTCAGCCGCTCGATGCGCTGCAGCTCGCCGAGATGCGCCCACTCGACCCGCAGCACGTGGGTGGCGCGCTGGTTGTCGACGATCTGGCGGTTGATGCCCTCGATTCGCTCCTTCACCTCCTCGACACGGTACTTCACGAGGAAAAGCCCGATCCCCGTGGAGATCGCCGCGACGACCCAGAAGGCGACGCCGCGGTTGATCATGCGGCGCCTCCGGCGGCCGCCAGCCGCTCGCCGACGCGCAGCCGCGCCGAGCGCGCGCGCGGATTGGCGGCGACCTCGGCCTCGCCCGGCGTGACGGGGCGGCGCGTGACGACGCGCCACCGCGGCGCGCGCGCCGCGGCCGCGGCAGGCGGCGCGTGGCGCGACGGCCGCGGGCCGGAATCGGCGCCGTCGCGCAGGAACGCCTTGACGGCGCGGTCCTCGAGCGAATGGAACGACACCACCGCGAGGCGGCCGCCGGGCGCCAGCAACTCCTCGGCGGCGGCGAGACCGCGCTCGAGCTCGCCCAGCTCGTCGTTCACGTGGATGCGCAGCGCCTGGAAGGTCCGCGTCGCGGGATCGATCTTGTCGCGCGCGGCGGCGGGACCCAGCGCGCGGCGCACCACGTCGGCCAGCTCGGCGGTGCGCTCGAACGGCTTCTCGGCGCGGCGCGCCACGATGGCGCGCGCCACGCGGCGCGACTGCCGCTCCTCGCCGTAGGCGTAGATCACGTCGGCCAGCTCGCCGGCCTCGGCGCGGTTGACGAACTCCGCCGCCGTCGGGCCGTCGCCGGACATGCGCATGTCCAGCGGCCCGTCGTTGCGGAACGAGAAGCCGCGCTCGGCGCGGTCGAACTGCATCGACGACACGCCGAGATCCATCGCCACGCCGTCGACGGCGGCGACGCCGCGCGCGCCCAGCAGCCCGACCATGTCGCCGAAGCGTCCCTCGAGCACCGCCAGGCGGCCGCCGGACTCCGCCTCCATGGGCCGCGCCGCGCGCACCGCGTCCGGATCGCGGTCGATGCCGAACACGCGTCCCGCCGCGGTCGCCAGCAGCGCGCGGCTGTAGCCGCCGGCGCCGAACGTGGCGTCGACATAGGTGCCGCCGGCCTTCACCGCGAGCGCGTCGAGCACCTCGGCGGCCATCACGGGGACATGCGGCGCGCTCATGCGGCGCCGCCGCGCGCCGCGCGCACACGGCCGTCGAACGCCGCGCGCTCCGTCGCCTGCTGCGCCGCCCACGCCTCGGCGCTCCAGATCTGGAAGAAGTTGTTGCGGCCGACGAACACCAACTGCTCGCAACCCGCCCCGACCACGTCCTTCAACGACGCCGGCAGCGACAGGCGGCCTTCGCCGTCGAACCCGACATCGACCGCGACGCTCGCGAGGTAGCCGGCGGGGTTGGCGCCGTCCGTGAACAACTCGGCGTCGAACGCGCCCGCCTTGGTCTCGGCGGCGGCGCTGAGCTTGGCCATCAGCGCCTGGAACGCGCGCATGCCGCGCGCGTCGATCGCGTCATGGGTGGCGGAGCGGAAACCGATGAAGCCGTCGAAGCCGTCGGCGGAGAGATGGGCGCGCCAAGAGGCCGGCAGTGAAACCCGCCCCTTCTTGTCCACTTTCATGGTGTACGTGGACAGGAACATGCGCCGTCCCGTGCGCCTGTGCCGTCGCTGCCGCCCCACGCGGCCGTGACCCCCATGGCCTATTTGGTGGCTTTTGGGTATCTACGGGATATCACGGGAATTTACGGGACGTCAATTCATTCAGGGCCGAAAACCGGATATTTGACAGGAACTTAGGCCCGTTCTGCCTCCGTTTCCGGGAATCCACCGCCAGAGGCGGCAGGTTTGCCTGCACCACAATATGCAGTAGTCGCATCCGCGTCATGCTTGGCGCGAATTTACCATGGGGCGCCGTTATCCACAAAGCGGTTTGGATAACCCCGCCCCGGCCGTTTGGCGGGCCGAAATCAGCCTCGATCCGACGTCCGAACCGCCCTGCCGGCCCCCGGGGCTGGCGACCGACCGCCGGGCGCGGCATCATCGGCGGGTGAACGGAGGATGCCTCGCGATGACGGCGCGGATGAAACTGACCGATCCCAGCGTCTGGCTGGGTAGCGAGATCGCGCGTTCGTCACGCTGGATCCGCGATCTGCCGGCCGGCGCCGCCGCCGAGATCGACGCCGCGCTCGACGGCGTCAAAAGCCGCGGCCTGGCGTGGTCGGACATCACCCGCGGCGATTTTCCGCTGCCGTCGCTGGCGCCGCTGTTCGCCGACATCGCCGACGAGCTGGAGAACGGCAGCGGCATGGTGAAGCTGCGCGGCTTCCCTGTCGGCCGTTACGACGAGGCCGAGCTACGCCAGATCTATTTCGGCTTCGGACAACATCTGGGCACGCCCGTGTTCCAG
The genomic region above belongs to Rhodospirillales bacterium and contains:
- a CDS encoding penicillin-binding protein 2, translated to MIGRLFRRAPKRDPLEPPPAEAARRDLPPAADALDLARARLAVGAVLFTCLFVAVGLRMAYVSLLREGGEPGVTRAVNGGQIQGERAEIVDRNGVVLATSLPVMSLFATPKLVLDVEEAVQRLSATLPDLKAEEIRERLLSGRSFVWIKRGLSPREHAAVMRLGLPGFEFQPEERRFYPQGAIAPHILGYTGVDNVGLAGVEKQFDERLKAGETLRLSIDVRLQRFVEQEVVRATQRFSAIGATAAVIDASSGEVLALASLPAYDPNKHRTISNDALFNRSTLGVYEQGSTFKIFNTAMTLDTGRFTTASVFDASQPIKIDRFTIKDYHGQNRAMTVADVFRFSSNIGSAKMAAEVGVEGQRAFFEKLGMLRPVQVELPEVGHPLYPKQWRRINMLTIAFGHGMSVTPLHVASATTAMINGGVLYKPTLLRREPGKGENGKRVISEKTSRQMRDLLRLTVTEGTGKAAEVPGYEVGGKTGTAEKPGKHGYREKALISSFVGAFPMRDPRYVVVFSIDEPKGTKDTGGYATGGVVAAPSVKAIITHMTTLYGIAPVDPAAVAKALAQAPAPASPQAPAQSAPVVATAPAGPRVAAATPTIGQLVEAATSGER
- the rsmH gene encoding 16S rRNA (cytosine(1402)-N(4))-methyltransferase RsmH; the protein is MSAPHVPVMAAEVLDALAVKAGGTYVDATFGAGGYSRALLATAAGRVFGIDRDPDAVRAARPMEAESGGRLAVLEGRFGDMVGLLGARGVAAVDGVAMDLGVSSMQFDRAERGFSFRNDGPLDMRMSGDGPTAAEFVNRAEAGELADVIYAYGEERQSRRVARAIVARRAEKPFERTAELADVVRRALGPAAARDKIDPATRTFQALRIHVNDELGELERGLAAAEELLAPGGRLAVVSFHSLEDRAVKAFLRDGADSGPRPSRHAPPAAAAARAPRWRVVTRRPVTPGEAEVAANPRARSARLRVGERLAAAGGAA